The Desulfovibrio desulfuricans DSM 642 genome contains a region encoding:
- the ispE gene encoding 4-(cytidine 5'-diphospho)-2-C-methyl-D-erythritol kinase, with product MSVVIAGCKVNLGLRITGVRENGYHELDSLFWPLPRPCDRLHIRETGAAGLVVQCDAPGIDLENNTLTKAYAALAKRVPNLPGLEVRLNKGIPAGAGLGGGSSDAAALLRWLNNRVSSPLDDQALAEVALTVGADTPFFLINKPCRVRGVGEIIEPCGGDALAGIHLVLVCSQIHASTPQAYADYDAALKASNTVSGQNCLTKTESKANGTFLSGVRTELSIHNDLEDVVFSRHPQLAEIKANLLRLGAGAVAMSGSGSSIVALFPHEFHVESQAAAAMLQGENRRVYAHVL from the coding sequence ATGAGCGTAGTTATTGCCGGGTGCAAGGTTAATCTTGGTTTGCGCATCACGGGCGTGCGGGAAAACGGGTATCATGAGCTGGACTCCCTTTTCTGGCCTCTGCCCCGCCCCTGCGATCGCCTGCACATACGTGAAACCGGCGCTGCCGGTCTGGTTGTGCAATGTGATGCCCCCGGCATTGACCTTGAGAACAACACCCTCACCAAGGCCTACGCCGCCCTCGCCAAACGTGTGCCCAACCTGCCCGGGCTTGAAGTGCGCCTGAACAAGGGCATTCCCGCTGGCGCAGGTCTTGGCGGCGGCAGCAGCGATGCGGCGGCCCTGCTGCGCTGGCTCAACAACAGGGTATCCAGCCCGCTTGACGATCAGGCGCTGGCAGAGGTTGCCCTCACTGTTGGCGCGGACACGCCGTTTTTCCTTATTAACAAACCCTGCCGGGTGCGGGGCGTTGGCGAGATCATCGAGCCATGCGGGGGTGATGCGCTTGCAGGCATACACCTTGTTCTGGTATGCTCCCAAATTCATGCTTCCACCCCCCAGGCATACGCCGATTATGACGCCGCGCTCAAGGCCTCAAACACGGTTTCTGGGCAAAATTGCTTGACAAAGACGGAAAGCAAGGCTAATGGAACTTTTCTCTCCGGGGTGCGGACAGAGTTGAGCATTCACAACGACCTTGAGGACGTTGTATTTTCTCGCCATCCACAGCTTGCAGAAATCAAGGCGAACTTGCTGCGCCTTGGGGCTGGAGCCGTAGCCATGAGTGGCAGCGGCTCAAGCATTGTGGCGCTTTTCCCACATGAGTTCCATGTGGAATCTCAGGCGGCTGCCGCCATGCTGCAAGGAGAGAACAGGCGCGTATACGCGCACGTGCTGTGA
- the hslV gene encoding ATP-dependent protease subunit HslV, translating into MDTHATTILAVRKNGRVAIAGDGQVTLGQNMIMKHGAQKVRRLYDGKILAGFAGATADAFTLFELFEAKLKELRGNMVRAAVEMTKEWRKDKYLRKLEAMLLLADSEHILVLSGTGDVIEPDDEVAAIGSGGPYALAAARALARHSDMDAEAIAREAMRIASEICVYTNGNLTVETL; encoded by the coding sequence GCATGCCACAACAATACTGGCAGTGAGAAAGAATGGCCGCGTGGCCATTGCTGGCGATGGTCAGGTGACCCTCGGCCAGAATATGATCATGAAGCACGGCGCGCAGAAGGTGCGGCGGCTGTATGACGGCAAGATCCTGGCGGGTTTTGCCGGGGCCACAGCCGATGCCTTTACCCTGTTTGAACTTTTTGAAGCCAAGCTCAAGGAATTGCGCGGCAACATGGTTCGCGCCGCCGTTGAAATGACCAAGGAGTGGCGCAAGGACAAATACCTGCGCAAGCTCGAAGCCATGCTCCTGCTGGCAGACAGCGAACACATCCTCGTGCTGTCGGGCACGGGCGATGTCATTGAACCGGACGACGAGGTTGCAGCCATTGGCAGCGGCGGCCCCTATGCCCTTGCCGCAGCGCGGGCGCTTGCCCGGCACAGCGACATGGATGCGGAGGCCATTGCCCGCGAGGCCATGCGCATCGCCTCGGAAATCTGCGTGTACACCAACGGCAACCTCACGGTTGAAACGCTGTAG